A portion of the Cydia fagiglandana chromosome 7, ilCydFagi1.1, whole genome shotgun sequence genome contains these proteins:
- the LOC134665677 gene encoding odorant receptor 49b-like isoform X5, with protein MFCYVVMCSLMICASAFQLTSATSTLQKLLMAEYLIFGVAQLFLFCWHSNDVIYKSEAVMMGPYESDWWAANLKQRNNILIIQGQLQIVHIYTAGPFTDLTLATFINILKGAYSYYTLMRK; from the exons ATGTTTTGCTATGTCGTCATGTGCTCACTGATGATCTGTGCCAGTGCATTTCAACTAACC TCTGCAACAAGTACATTGCAAAAACTTTTGATGGCGGAATATTTGATATTTGGCGTTGCTCAGCTGTTTCTGTTTTGCTGGCATAGCAATGATGTTATTTACAAG AGTGAGGCTGTAATGATGGGCCCTTACGAGAGTGACTGGTGGGCAGCCAATCTTAAACAGAGAAACAACATTCTGATTATCCAGGGGCAGCTGCAAATCGTGCACATCTATACCGCAGGACCTTTCACTGACCTCACACTGGCTACATTTATTAAT atTTTGAAAGGAGCTTACAGTTATTACACCTTAATGAGAAAataa
- the LOC134665677 gene encoding uncharacterized protein LOC134665677 isoform X2 produces MTLKLFFCHFSSDLAQNKFKMIKEFFQSLEDPNIPLFGPNYWLLSKLGLLLPKNRMERILKIIIHELAFCFVISQYIELYIIRSDMDLVSTNLRISMLSIVVTFKANTFLFWQEDWRQIIDYITEADKFERDNQDEAKGNVINTYTKYCRRVTYFYWVLAFFTSCTVIIAPLMKYCTSEKFREGFHNGTEQFPHILSSWVPFDKEYSPGCWFTVIWHILITYYGGSVAAAYDTSIMVILVYFGGKMDLLRIRCREMLGTEGKGVSDVNADKVVRQLHQIHVLLLKHSRLFNSVLSPVMFCYVVMCSLMICASAFQLTSEAVMMGPYESDWWAANLKQRNNILIIQGQLQIVHIYTAGPFTDLTLATFINILKGAYSYYTLMRK; encoded by the exons ATGACACTGAAACTATTTTTCTGCCACTTTTCATCAGACCTTGCTCAAAACAAGTTCAAAATGATCAAGGAGTTTTTCCAAAGTTTAGAAGATCCAAACATACCTCTTTTTGGTCCAAACTATTGGCTTTTAAGTAAACTTGGGCTACTGCTTCCCAAAAACCGGATGGAaagaattttgaaaataatcatACACGAGCTTGCATTTTGTTTCGTAATCTCCCAGTACATAGAACTATATATAATAAGATCAGACATGGATCTCGTCTCGACAAATCTGAGGATTTCTATGTTAAGCATCGTTGTAACATTTAAAGCAAATACATTTCTATTTTGGCAAGAAGATTGGCGTCAAATCATCGACTATATAACTGAAGCTGATAAGTTCGAAAGGGATAATCAGGATGAGGCTAAAGGAAATGTTATCAACACTTACACCAAGTACTGTCGAcgtgtaacttatttttattggGTGTTGGCATTTTTCACCTCCTGTACTGTTATTATTGCACCATTGATGAAATATTGCACATCGGAGAAATTTCGGGAAGGTTTTCACAACGGAACTGAACAATTTCCCCACATACTCAGCTCATGGGTGCCCTTTGATAAAGAGTATTCACCAGGATGCTGGTTCACTGTTATATGGCACATCCTGATAACTTATTATGGGGGGTCTGTAGCGGCTGCTTATGACACTAGTATCATGGTGATACTAGTTTATTTTGGAGGAAAAATGGATCTGCTTCGTATAAGATGCAGGGAGATGCTGGGCACAGAAGGAAAAGGAGTAAGTGATGTAAATGCAGATAAAGTGGTCCGACAACTCCATCAAATTCATGTCCTACTTCTGAA GCATTCCAGATTGTTCAACTCGGTTTTGTCACCTGTGATGTTTTGCTATGTCGTCATGTGCTCACTGATGATCTGTGCCAGTGCATTTCAACTAACC AGTGAGGCTGTAATGATGGGCCCTTACGAGAGTGACTGGTGGGCAGCCAATCTTAAACAGAGAAACAACATTCTGATTATCCAGGGGCAGCTGCAAATCGTGCACATCTATACCGCAGGACCTTTCACTGACCTCACACTGGCTACATTTATTAAT atTTTGAAAGGAGCTTACAGTTATTACACCTTAATGAGAAAataa
- the LOC134665677 gene encoding uncharacterized protein LOC134665677 isoform X4 produces MTLKLFFCHFSSDLAQNKFKMIKEFFQSLEDPNIPLFGPNYWLLSKLGLLLPKNRMERILKIIIHELAFCFVISQYIELYIIRSDMDLVSTNLRISMLSIVVTFKANTFLFWQEDWRQIIDYITEADKFERDNQDEAKGNVINTYTKYCRRVTYFYWVLAFFTSCTVIIAPLMKYCTSEKFREGFHNGTEQFPHILSSWVPFDKEYSPGCWFTVIWHILITYYGGSVAAAYDTSIMVILVYFGGKMDLLRIRCREMLGTEGKGAFQIVQLGFVTCDVLLCRHVLTDDLCQCISTNQ; encoded by the exons ATGACACTGAAACTATTTTTCTGCCACTTTTCATCAGACCTTGCTCAAAACAAGTTCAAAATGATCAAGGAGTTTTTCCAAAGTTTAGAAGATCCAAACATACCTCTTTTTGGTCCAAACTATTGGCTTTTAAGTAAACTTGGGCTACTGCTTCCCAAAAACCGGATGGAaagaattttgaaaataatcatACACGAGCTTGCATTTTGTTTCGTAATCTCCCAGTACATAGAACTATATATAATAAGATCAGACATGGATCTCGTCTCGACAAATCTGAGGATTTCTATGTTAAGCATCGTTGTAACATTTAAAGCAAATACATTTCTATTTTGGCAAGAAGATTGGCGTCAAATCATCGACTATATAACTGAAGCTGATAAGTTCGAAAGGGATAATCAGGATGAGGCTAAAGGAAATGTTATCAACACTTACACCAAGTACTGTCGAcgtgtaacttatttttattggGTGTTGGCATTTTTCACCTCCTGTACTGTTATTATTGCACCATTGATGAAATATTGCACATCGGAGAAATTTCGGGAAGGTTTTCACAACGGAACTGAACAATTTCCCCACATACTCAGCTCATGGGTGCCCTTTGATAAAGAGTATTCACCAGGATGCTGGTTCACTGTTATATGGCACATCCTGATAACTTATTATGGGGGGTCTGTAGCGGCTGCTTATGACACTAGTATCATGGTGATACTAGTTTATTTTGGAGGAAAAATGGATCTGCTTCGTATAAGATGCAGGGAGATGCTGGGCACAGAAGGAAAAGGA GCATTCCAGATTGTTCAACTCGGTTTTGTCACCTGTGATGTTTTGCTATGTCGTCATGTGCTCACTGATGATCTGTGCCAGTGCATTTCAACTAACC AGTGA
- the LOC134665677 gene encoding odorant receptor 49b-like isoform X1, translating into MTLKLFFCHFSSDLAQNKFKMIKEFFQSLEDPNIPLFGPNYWLLSKLGLLLPKNRMERILKIIIHELAFCFVISQYIELYIIRSDMDLVSTNLRISMLSIVVTFKANTFLFWQEDWRQIIDYITEADKFERDNQDEAKGNVINTYTKYCRRVTYFYWVLAFFTSCTVIIAPLMKYCTSEKFREGFHNGTEQFPHILSSWVPFDKEYSPGCWFTVIWHILITYYGGSVAAAYDTSIMVILVYFGGKMDLLRIRCREMLGTEGKGVSDVNADKVVRQLHQIHVLLLKHSRLFNSVLSPVMFCYVVMCSLMICASAFQLTSATSTLQKLLMAEYLIFGVAQLFLFCWHSNDVIYKSEAVMMGPYESDWWAANLKQRNNILIIQGQLQIVHIYTAGPFTDLTLATFINILKGAYSYYTLMRK; encoded by the exons ATGACACTGAAACTATTTTTCTGCCACTTTTCATCAGACCTTGCTCAAAACAAGTTCAAAATGATCAAGGAGTTTTTCCAAAGTTTAGAAGATCCAAACATACCTCTTTTTGGTCCAAACTATTGGCTTTTAAGTAAACTTGGGCTACTGCTTCCCAAAAACCGGATGGAaagaattttgaaaataatcatACACGAGCTTGCATTTTGTTTCGTAATCTCCCAGTACATAGAACTATATATAATAAGATCAGACATGGATCTCGTCTCGACAAATCTGAGGATTTCTATGTTAAGCATCGTTGTAACATTTAAAGCAAATACATTTCTATTTTGGCAAGAAGATTGGCGTCAAATCATCGACTATATAACTGAAGCTGATAAGTTCGAAAGGGATAATCAGGATGAGGCTAAAGGAAATGTTATCAACACTTACACCAAGTACTGTCGAcgtgtaacttatttttattggGTGTTGGCATTTTTCACCTCCTGTACTGTTATTATTGCACCATTGATGAAATATTGCACATCGGAGAAATTTCGGGAAGGTTTTCACAACGGAACTGAACAATTTCCCCACATACTCAGCTCATGGGTGCCCTTTGATAAAGAGTATTCACCAGGATGCTGGTTCACTGTTATATGGCACATCCTGATAACTTATTATGGGGGGTCTGTAGCGGCTGCTTATGACACTAGTATCATGGTGATACTAGTTTATTTTGGAGGAAAAATGGATCTGCTTCGTATAAGATGCAGGGAGATGCTGGGCACAGAAGGAAAAGGAGTAAGTGATGTAAATGCAGATAAAGTGGTCCGACAACTCCATCAAATTCATGTCCTACTTCTGAA GCATTCCAGATTGTTCAACTCGGTTTTGTCACCTGTGATGTTTTGCTATGTCGTCATGTGCTCACTGATGATCTGTGCCAGTGCATTTCAACTAACC TCTGCAACAAGTACATTGCAAAAACTTTTGATGGCGGAATATTTGATATTTGGCGTTGCTCAGCTGTTTCTGTTTTGCTGGCATAGCAATGATGTTATTTACAAG AGTGAGGCTGTAATGATGGGCCCTTACGAGAGTGACTGGTGGGCAGCCAATCTTAAACAGAGAAACAACATTCTGATTATCCAGGGGCAGCTGCAAATCGTGCACATCTATACCGCAGGACCTTTCACTGACCTCACACTGGCTACATTTATTAAT atTTTGAAAGGAGCTTACAGTTATTACACCTTAATGAGAAAataa
- the LOC134665677 gene encoding uncharacterized protein LOC134665677 isoform X3 yields the protein MTLKLFFCHFSSDLAQNKFKMIKEFFQSLEDPNIPLFGPNYWLLSKLGLLLPKNRMERILKIIIHELAFCFVISQYIELYIIRSDMDLVSTNLRISMLSIVVTFKANTFLFWQEDWRQIIDYITEADKFERDNQDEAKGNVINTYTKYCRRVTYFYWVLAFFTSCTVIIAPLMKYCTSEKFREGFHNGTEQFPHILSSWVPFDKEYSPGCWFTVIWHILITYYGGSVAAAYDTSIMVILVYFGGKMDLLRIRCREMLGTEGKGAFQIVQLGFVTCDVLLCRHVLTDDLCQCISTNLCNKYIAKTFDGGIFDIWRCSAVSVLLA from the exons ATGACACTGAAACTATTTTTCTGCCACTTTTCATCAGACCTTGCTCAAAACAAGTTCAAAATGATCAAGGAGTTTTTCCAAAGTTTAGAAGATCCAAACATACCTCTTTTTGGTCCAAACTATTGGCTTTTAAGTAAACTTGGGCTACTGCTTCCCAAAAACCGGATGGAaagaattttgaaaataatcatACACGAGCTTGCATTTTGTTTCGTAATCTCCCAGTACATAGAACTATATATAATAAGATCAGACATGGATCTCGTCTCGACAAATCTGAGGATTTCTATGTTAAGCATCGTTGTAACATTTAAAGCAAATACATTTCTATTTTGGCAAGAAGATTGGCGTCAAATCATCGACTATATAACTGAAGCTGATAAGTTCGAAAGGGATAATCAGGATGAGGCTAAAGGAAATGTTATCAACACTTACACCAAGTACTGTCGAcgtgtaacttatttttattggGTGTTGGCATTTTTCACCTCCTGTACTGTTATTATTGCACCATTGATGAAATATTGCACATCGGAGAAATTTCGGGAAGGTTTTCACAACGGAACTGAACAATTTCCCCACATACTCAGCTCATGGGTGCCCTTTGATAAAGAGTATTCACCAGGATGCTGGTTCACTGTTATATGGCACATCCTGATAACTTATTATGGGGGGTCTGTAGCGGCTGCTTATGACACTAGTATCATGGTGATACTAGTTTATTTTGGAGGAAAAATGGATCTGCTTCGTATAAGATGCAGGGAGATGCTGGGCACAGAAGGAAAAGGA GCATTCCAGATTGTTCAACTCGGTTTTGTCACCTGTGATGTTTTGCTATGTCGTCATGTGCTCACTGATGATCTGTGCCAGTGCATTTCAACTAACC TCTGCAACAAGTACATTGCAAAAACTTTTGATGGCGGAATATTTGATATTTGGCGTTGCTCAGCTGTTTCTGTTTTGCTGGCATAG